The proteins below are encoded in one region of Anguilla anguilla isolate fAngAng1 chromosome 3, fAngAng1.pri, whole genome shotgun sequence:
- the ccdc69 gene encoding coiled-coil domain-containing protein 69 — protein MGCCSSSVCSGVFRKKTKNEGKKGKKDCKEINSLQDGSSKVPLEELGPSLEKLHEQYEQQFRALQQALKAAGTKEREKLLQTHSQQLSRLLWDITEKVKADTTADLNMVYEKKLMTNTEEHQIRTEELKKAHDQEKKSLREDFEAGQASLQAKVDELTADLKLFNELKRSVEESSLKRDLQRNIQAQGSPGAFWEQELESLLFVIEMKSKKLQDQWRKLQQAEVLVEKNSTMEDQVKHVLQQNEDLEARISSHQTLIQRLSKEQESLQEALRKEALLIQKLSQEKEELLYRLLQQEPGLALRPSPIAPQLTPS, from the exons ATGGGTTGCTGCTCTAGTTCGGTGTGTTCGGGCGTCTTCAGGAAGAAG acaaaaaatgaaggcaaaaaaggaaagaaggaTTGCAAGGAGATTAACAGCCTTCAGGATGGAAGCA GTAAGGTGCCTCTTGAGGAGCTGGGCCCCAGCCTAGAGAAGTTGCACGAGCAATACGAGCAGCAGTTCAGGGCCCTCCAGCAGGCGCTGAAAGCTGCTGGCAccaaggagagggagaagctgCTGCAGACCCACAGCCAGCAGCTGAGCAGGCTGCTGTGGGACATCACTGAGAAG GTAAAAGCTGACACTACTGCAGACTTGAATATGGTTTATGAGAAGAAACTTATGACCAATACCGAGGAGCACCAGATCAGAACTGAAG AACTGAAGAAAGCGCATGACCAAGAGAAGAAATCTCTGAGGGAGGATTTTGAAGCAGGTCAGGCCTCATTGCAG GCGAAGGTAGACGAGCTGACTGCAGACCTGAAGCTGTTTAACGAGTTGAAGCGGAGTGTGGAGGAGTCGAGCCTGAAGAGGGACTTGCAGCGGAACATTCAG GCACAAGGAAGCCCTGGGGCATTCTGGGAACAGGAGCTGGAGAGCCTGCTGTTTGTCATTGAGATGAAGAGTAAGAAGTTGCAGGATCAGTGGaggaagctgcagcaggctgaGGTGCTG GTGGAGAAGAATAGCACCATGGAGGACCAAGTGAAACATGTCCTCCAGCAGAATGAAGACCTGGAGGCCCGCATCAGTAGCCATCAAACCCTGATCCA ACGTCTGTCCAAGGAGCAGGAAAGCCTACAGGAGGCCCTGAGGAAAGAGGCTCTGCTGATTCAGAAGCTGAGCCAGGAAAAGGAGGAGCTCCTGTACAGGCTCCTGCAGCAGGAGCCTGGGCTCGCCCTCCGCCCGTCGCCCATCGCGCCACAGCTGACCCCCAGCTGA